CTacagattgagccagccaggtgccccagttttcttCCTGTCCGTGAGGGAATTATATTAAATGAGCTGCAAGGCTTCCTTCTAGCCTGAATATTCAATGATCTAAGTAGGAAGAACTGACAGAAGTCATGCTACCAGTGAAGAGTAGACTGAAATGTTGGGATAAACAGATCCAGTGGGAGTTTGCTGTAGTAGCAGGTGTTGCTTTCAGGTGTTTCTGTGGGGATAATCAGGAAGAAGCTCATAAACATCGTGttgagtttacttttttaaaattttttaatgtttgtttacttttgagagagagagagaaagcacgaatgtaggggcacagagagggagacagaggatctgaagtgggctctatgctgacagcagagagtccgacacggggctcccaACTcagtgaaccgtgagatcatgacctgagctgaagtcggacacttaaccgactgagccacccgggcgcccctactttttttttttttcagtaatttatttatttttgaaagagagagcaagaagaggaggggcagagagagagggagacaggatctgaagcgtgcctgtgctgacagcagtgagcctgaggggggctcgaactcttgaaccccgtgagatcatgacctgaaacagagttggatgctcaactgactgagccatccaggcaccacagAAGGATAATATTCTTAATAATGAACTAGAGTTTCTTGTGACTTGCAAGTCAAGTTCAATGACATatgtgttttcccctctctccctcagatTTGGATCATACGGCAGATGTCCAGTGAGTATACCTGCAATTTATGTCTTTGAAATCATGTTCTTAAATAGGAAGTCCGATGTTTTAATCTCGATgtccctaattttattttattatttatctatttattttttaaagtgtatttattttgtgagggagggagagagaatgtgcacacagatgcacacacaacccagggagggacagacagcgagggagagggagaatcctctctgtcagcacagagcctgacgtggggctcagacccacaaactgtgagatcatgacctgagctgagatcaagagttggacacttaaccaactgaaccacctagatgccccttgatgtccctaattttaattttctcttcctatttttgttCCTTTACAACATGAAAATGATGGTTTAAAAGAACCCAGTTTCTGTGCCATTAAATTGATTGCTGACTTTGGTTTTGTATTTACcatgctaattttattttgactttgctgtcaagttttctctcttgctctcttgaaTTTTATTACACAGGgcataaatgtatttctttaggTTACATGCGTGGGGAGATACTCTGGAGGAAGCATTTGAGCAATGTGCAATGGCCATGTTTGGTTACATGACAGATACTGGGACTGTGGAGCCCCTCCAAACACTAGAAGTAGAAACCCAAGGTAACCAATTTGTTTTCAGGGAAGAAATTGTTATGCAGATGTGCAGTGTTGTACATGATTTCAGTATATTTTCACAATAAGAACAACTAAATTAATTATGAGCTTGTTCTTCCTCTTTTCGGCTAGCCTAAGAAATTCATTACACTTTTAAATTCAAACAAGTTTTTAGAGAGGAGAATCATTAAACATCATACTGTCACGGTTCTTCTTGATCCTGTGTAGGAGATGACttagagtctcttctgtttcactttttGGATGAGTGGCTTTATAAGTTCAGTGCTGACGAATTCTTCATACCCCGGGTAAGCAacggtttttcttttttactgagcAAACGGGTTCTAGTTCAGATTTTAAGAGAACAAATGATTGAGAATAGAATGTGTGATGCAAAACCAAGCCATACAGATCCTAAGATGATACTGATTTGTAGAAAACAGGGACTCCTTGGTTAATCTGCCTTTGCCTATGTATATGCATCTTGTAATATTTAGATCTCTTACCATATACTTGTCACTAATCAGGATTGTGTGATAAGAATGCACCTGCTGTCTTCACCCACACTTTTTATGTCTCCCTAGTTTGAGCTATATTTATGTCCATCCATATGTTCCTTTGTCCCTTGTGAAATTTTGCAACTCTGCCATGTTggcctaaatttaaaaattgctgtcAGTTTTCCTtaacatgaaaaaggaaaatcaaatggAGATTGCCTGTTGCCTTCAGCCTCTAGAAGGGAATCTATCTCAACATCACTGTTACCTAACACACAGCGCCTTGCTTCCTTGCTTCCATAATCActccattctctcccttcccagctATGCTACATACACTCTTCTAACTGGTCCCTTGTCCTGCAGAGTTCAAGAGCCTACAGTGTTAGTTAAAAATGGGCCAAGAATGATTGAAATCCTGTatcattctattctattttacagagaaagttcTTGACTCCTGTTTTTAGAGTGTACGTTTTTCAAGAACATTTCTCTTCActatataagaaaaaaaccttATTTCCTTGAAATATATTTAGTTTGTTGTTCTACTttagttaacattttaattttctttgcgtCAGGGAAGTTGTACATTGTTATTTTCTAGGAAAGGGGACAACCTAgacatatttttgttaattaaagtataactgacatacaatattatgtcagtttcaggtatacaacatagtgtttTGACAGTTATTAGACATGTTTTAGTAGATGGtctattatgaacattttttgaaattcaattttcttttcctctttaggaAGTGAAGGTACTTCATATCGATCAAAGAAATTTCAAATTACGGTCAATTGGGTATGTTTTGAAGATCTTTTTAAGTAACAAGCCATGAAAgatgttaaaattatattcttcacTGAACGTACTGggcaggaaaacagaaatgttaaGTCAGAGGTCCCATTGCAGCCCAGTGGGCCTCTGCAGATTAAGCTTTGTGAACCCTAGGAGCAAGGGCTTTGGTCCTCAGCTTTGGAAGACCAGAAATGTGTCAGAACAGAGTTAATTTTGGTTCTTAAACCTGATTcccaatttattgatttttttttttatgtttatttattattgagagagagagagagagtgcaagcccaggagggacagaaagagagggagacacagaatctgaagcagactccaggctctgagctgtcagtacagcagagcccagtgcaggactcgaacccacgaactgtgatcatgacctaagccgaagtcagacgcttaaccaactgagccacccaggcacccctggtttgttttgtttggtttggtttggtttggtttttaagatttattttagagagagtgtgagtagggtagaggggcagagagagagaatcgtaagcaggctccatgctcagtgtgaaccccatgtagggctcagccccacagctgtgtgatcatgaactgagctgaaatcaagagccgtatactcaaccagctgagtcacccaggctcccctcttttaGGTTATTTCTATGTAAAGCCTATTTTTTCCACTTcatgttgattttttctttttttttttttttttttaaaaggaggtttttttttctttcccctccctttttttttttttttttttaatgggtatggAATCAGCCTTATCCAAGGGTATTTAGCTAATAAATGGttgaacagaaatttaaaactttgttctttttactaCCAATACTGCTTCTCCAACTGTGATCTCTAGCCACATTCATCTTGAAGGGAGAGAAGATACTTATCCCGGGTTCTGGGAAAGTACCCTTCTAGGGCCTTCTATGCACAGACCATGGACATTTTctcaaaagttataaaataagagCACATTACAGAATGTAGTATTTTGCCTCTGTGATACTCAGGCCTACTTTCTCCAGTGGGAGATAGTATTTAAATCATTGTATAGCCTTGGGTACAGTGAAAATTTTGAACATGcggctgtatttatttattaaaaacttttttttaatgtttatttatttttgagaaagagacaaagcatgagcaggggaggggcagagagagagggagacacagaagctgaagcaggctccaggctctgagctgtcagcacagagcctgatgcggggcttgaactcactgaccgtgagatcatgacctgagctgaagttggctgctcaactgactgagccacccaggtgcccctattaaaaacattttttaatgcttatttttgagagagagcgcaggtgcatgagtgggggaggggcagagagagggagacacaggggcagagagggagacgcagaactaCAAAGAGTCTCTAGACTTCatgctctaggctgtcagcacagagccaaacgcgcggctctaactcacgaaccacaagatcatgacccgagtcgaagttggacgcttaactgactgagccacccaggtgcccctcaaactgaAATTTAAAGCCCCTTATCCCTCCCATCTCTTTTGGCCTTCTCATATCTTAACCACAtttataagatttattttaaaatatgtaaagggaGAACAGGTATTAAATCCTGGAAGTCtaaatcatgttttaattttccttctcaaGGTGGGGAGAAGAATTTTCATTGTCCAAGCACCCTCAGGTATGTTTAAATCCagccattaagaacattttctactttcttacCATAAAGTTAGTATATGCCAGTAAACTTTAGTGAGTTCTAATAAATTGGTGTGAAGTAAGTGGTAAGTTTTCCTCAGGCTTCCCTGACCATGTTATGTTTAAGCGCTGATTCCACACATCTGATTTGGTGGATTAGGAGTCAGCACTTGGGCTCCAGGGTCAGGTTTGTTACAGATTTTTATGGGATTTAAAAGTCCCTTTGCCTTTTCAAGCTTCTGTATCTCTTCCTGTGATGAAGGTTTTAGACTGTTCTCTAAAGTACCTTC
Above is a window of Panthera uncia isolate 11264 chromosome C1 unlocalized genomic scaffold, Puncia_PCG_1.0 HiC_scaffold_4, whole genome shotgun sequence DNA encoding:
- the ZBTB8OS gene encoding protein archease isoform X1 encodes the protein MKGGSGVSRVVIMAQEEEDIRDYNLTEEQKAIKAKYPPVIRKYEYLDHTADVQLHAWGDTLEEAFEQCAMAMFGYMTDTGTVEPLQTLEVETQGDDLESLLFHFLDEWLYKFSADEFFIPREVKVLHIDQRNFKLRSIGWGEEFSLSKHPQGTEVKAITYSAMQVYNEEKPEVFVIIDI
- the ZBTB8OS gene encoding protein archease isoform X2, which translates into the protein MKGGSGVSRVVIMAQEEEDIRDYNLTEEQKAIKAKYPPVIRKYEYLDHTADVQLHAWGDTLEEAFEQCAMAMFGYMTDTGTVEPLQTLEVETQGDDLESLLFHFLDEWLYKFSADEFFIPREVKVLHIDQRNFKLRSIGALKSRQ
- the ZBTB8OS gene encoding protein archease isoform X3, with the translated sequence MAMFGYMTDTGTVEPLQTLEVETQGDDLESLLFHFLDEWLYKFSADEFFIPREVKVLHIDQRNFKLRSIGWGEEFSLSKHPQGTEVKAITYSAMQVYNEEKPEVFVIIDI